In Fusarium oxysporum Fo47 chromosome XI, complete sequence, the following are encoded in one genomic region:
- a CDS encoding phosphoesterase family-domain-containing protein — MWQCLESWLLWFYQLVKDWPWLSDMIFSPRLRWALTALLAASKTARTESLADIDHVILFMQENRAFDHYFGTMPGVRGFADPNVQYNNGIPVWKQQVTPQQSKDTDYITPWYINYLGGTWPEATQCMSAGSNGWDANQAAWNHGANNQWAVKNTPYSIGYYKRDDLPVHFALAEEWTIGDMYQESVIASTNPNRVMWISGSINVPGSPQTKDEGGYPYIDNNETPGCDKNGINCYPLKWSTAAEKYEAAGVSWSVFQDADNFDDNPYAWFEQFQDSKKGSNLNNKGMKGQSLDAFYAQAAAGTLPEVSYIVGPMQLSEHPPYSPHDGSWLQRKVAEAVINSPKYSKSVLIVSYDETGGWADHVSPYTSPDGTAGEWIDDPYGAAGRTATGPGFRVPFYIISPFTRKGGVYTEHCDHTSQVSFIEKWQAAKGRDVTTDEMVPWRRENMADLVNAFDFKNPDYSIPNLPEAPQPHTNSKGVYDGSSYCSSQYGNGRPPVPYTGEGANNDTASLAEAGFKPVRGLLTEGRTLVLESSGQAVSGASYGNKVSLSKASKNHDNIQHGWVLHAVDIGGDQFTISSANNGQYICKNLKLCKDSGSATVFVVDFKPSKGHSFKDQKSGEYLAIGRKEKLGWQKNETFWKVFSVTY, encoded by the exons CTCTCCGAGACTTCGTTGGGCCCTAACGGCTCTGTTGGCGGCTTCGAAAACGGCCAGGACTGAGAGCCTGGCCGATATCGACCATGTCATCTTGTTTATGCAAG AGAACCGTGCTTTTGATCACTACTTCGGTACTATGCCCGGAGTTCGTGGCTTTGCTGATCCAAACGTCCAGTACAACAACGGCATCCCTGTCTGGAAACAGCAAGTCACCCCTCAACAGAGCAAGGACACTGATTACATCACACCCTGGTACATCAACTACCTCGGTGGAACATGGCCTGAAGCTACTCAGTGCATGAGTGCCGGGTCCAACGGCTGGGATGCCAACCAAGCTGCTTGGAACCATGGTGCCAACAACCAGTGGGCAGTTAAGAACACTCCCTACAGTATTGGTTACTACAAGCGCGATGATCTCCCTGTTCACTTTGCTCTTGCTGAGGAGTGGACCATTGGTGATATGTACCAAGAGTCCGTCATCGCTTCAACCAACCCCAACCGTGTCATGTGGATCAGTGGATCCATCAACGTCCCTGGCTCACCACAGACCAAGGATGAGGGTGGATACCCTTACATCGACAACAATGAGACACCTGGCTGTGACAAGAACGGTATCAACTGTTACCCTCTCAAGTGGTCTACAGCTGCTGAGAAGTATGAGGCTGCTGGTGTCTCATGGAGTGTCTTCCAGGACGCAGATAACTTTGACGACAACCCTTATGCTTGGTTCGAGCAGTTCCAGGATTCGAAGAAGGGATCTAACTTGAACAACAAGGGTATGAAAGGACAGTCACTGGACGCTTTCTACGCTCAGGCCGCCGCCGGAACTCTCCCTGAGGTCTCATACATCGTTGGCCCCATGCAGCTCTCAGAACATCCTCCCTACTCCCCACACGATGGCTCTTGGCTTCAGCGAAAGGTTGCTGAGGCTGTTATCAACTCCCCCAAATACTCCAAGTCCGTGTTGATCGTCTCATATGATGAGACGGGTGGCTGGGCCGATCACGTTAGCCCTTACACTTCTCCAGATGGTACGGCTGGTGAATGGATTGATGATCCTTATGGCGCAGCCGGCCGCACTGCCACCGGCCCAGGCTTCCGCGTTCCTTTCTACATCATTTCACCTTTCACCCGTAAGGGCGGTGTCTACACTGAACATTGTGATCACACTTCTCAGGTGTCTTTCATTGAGAAGTGGCAGGCTGCCAAGGGTCGAGATGTTACCACTGATGAAATGGTTCCCTGGCGTCGCGAGAACATGGCTGATCTCGTCAACGCTTTTGACTTCAAGAACCCTGACTACAGTATTCCCAACCTCCCTGAAGCCCCTCAACCACATACCAACAGCAAGGGTGTCTATGATGGTTCATCATACTGTTCTTCTCAATACGGTAACGGCCGGCCTCCTGTTCCCTACACTGGTGAGGGTGCCAACAATGACACCGCAAGCCTTGCTGAGGCTGGTTTCAAACCTGTTCGTGGACTGCTCACTGAGGGTCGCACCCTCGTCCTGGAGTCTTCCGGTCAGGCTGTCAGCGGTGCATCGTATGGTAACAAGGTGTCATTGAGCAAGGCGTCAAAGAACCACGATAACATCCAGCATGGATGGGTTCTTCACGCCGTGGATATCGGCGGTGACCAGTTCACTATCAGCTCTGCCAACAACGGCCAGTACATCTGTAAGAACCTCAAGCTCTGTAAGGACTCTGGTTCTGCTACGGTGTTTGTCGTGGACTTCAAGCCAAGCAAGGGTCACTCTTTCAAGGACCAGAAGTCTGGAGAGTATCTGGCCATTGGCAGAAAGGAGAAGCTGGGTTGGCAGAAGAACGAGACTTTCTGGAAGGTTTTCAGTGTCACTTACTGA